A portion of the Marinobacter alexandrii genome contains these proteins:
- a CDS encoding DUF3276 family protein — translation MEDNNEKGRDEIYSERVKAGKRTYFFDVKATRSNDYYLTITESKRKPKDDGFFYEKHKIFLYKEDFNKFVDALNSTVNHVKDELMPEVDFTQFDRDNEERQAVANADVSDSDSDLKWD, via the coding sequence GTGGAAGATAATAACGAAAAAGGAAGAGACGAGATCTATTCAGAGAGAGTAAAAGCGGGAAAACGTACGTACTTTTTTGATGTGAAGGCGACACGGTCGAATGATTATTACCTAACAATCACTGAAAGCAAGCGAAAACCGAAGGATGATGGATTTTTCTATGAAAAACACAAAATCTTTCTATACAAAGAAGACTTCAACAAATTCGTTGACGCACTTAATTCTACAGTAAACCACGTGAAGGACGAATTGATGCCGGAAGTGGATTTCACGCAATTTGATAGAGATAATGAGGAGAGGCAAGCAGTAGCCAATGCTGATGTGTCTGATTCAGATTCAGACTTAAAGTGGGATTGA
- a CDS encoding DUF58 domain-containing protein: MTSNISEINQYDNLGLIAKQLVDGFITGLHKSPYHGFSVEFAEHKLYNFGESTRHIDWKVFSRTDRLYTKQYEEETNLRCRILIDNSASMHYPSPGKDKLKFSVFAASALAYLLTKQRDVVGLSVFSEHIEQETDLRSTKAHLNTILSKLSELQQTNPSSKTDITSVFHEMADKIHKRSLVVIFSDMFQNSNEDDLLNALQHLKHNKHEVILFHVSDYTSELNFEFDDRPYRFIDLETNESIKVNPHEVKETYRKEMTNFYQNLKIKCGMMKIDFVPVNTNDSFDKILGAYLIKRKKMR; the protein is encoded by the coding sequence ATGACATCAAACATTTCAGAAATTAATCAATATGATAACCTTGGCTTAATAGCGAAACAGCTCGTTGATGGGTTCATAACAGGCCTTCATAAGTCTCCGTATCATGGATTTTCAGTAGAATTTGCAGAACACAAACTGTACAATTTCGGTGAGAGCACAAGGCATATTGATTGGAAAGTATTTTCGAGAACTGACCGTTTATACACTAAGCAGTATGAAGAAGAAACAAATCTTCGCTGTAGAATTCTAATTGATAATTCTGCATCAATGCACTACCCATCTCCTGGAAAAGATAAATTGAAGTTCTCCGTTTTTGCTGCCTCTGCCCTTGCTTACCTGCTTACCAAACAGAGAGATGTCGTAGGATTATCTGTTTTTTCAGAACACATTGAACAAGAAACAGACCTCAGAAGCACAAAGGCCCATCTAAACACAATCCTATCCAAGCTTTCAGAACTTCAGCAGACGAATCCTAGCTCTAAGACTGACATTACCTCTGTGTTTCACGAAATGGCAGATAAGATTCACAAAAGGTCTCTGGTTGTCATTTTTTCTGATATGTTTCAAAATTCAAATGAAGATGACCTACTCAATGCTCTTCAGCACCTGAAACACAACAAACATGAAGTGATTCTATTCCATGTATCTGATTACACAAGTGAATTAAACTTTGAATTTGATGATCGGCCATATCGCTTTATCGATCTTGAAACGAATGAGTCAATAAAGGTAAATCCTCACGAGGTGAAAGAAACCTACCGCAAGGAAATGACAAATTTCTATCAGAATCTAAAAATCAAATGTGGAATGATGAAAATCGATTTCGTTCCAGTCAATACAAATGATTCGTTTGATAAAATTCTGGGAGCTTACCTTATTAAACGTAAAAAGATGAGATAA